In Symmachiella dynata, the following are encoded in one genomic region:
- a CDS encoding biotin--[acetyl-CoA-carboxylase] ligase has product MNSADEATPAAFDLDRIASETFLQSIDFHETLASTNDRGLQLANDPFVVTPSLVLTAAQTGGRGRGANRWWSAAGALTFSVLVNPDAVELPVARHPQISLTVGVAVCEALRQRFPQGDIGLKWPNDVFLHNKKVCGILVEVPPQRRDILVIGIGLNVNNSLKSAPTELQATATSLSDTVGNKFELTEILIDILQMLEQRLNWLSASDPQLARRWEEFSLLRGKTVYIENHQHGITGICQGIDEEGGLLLRTPSGIERVTHGIVKHFQ; this is encoded by the coding sequence ATGAACTCTGCTGATGAGGCAACTCCGGCTGCGTTTGACTTAGACCGCATTGCATCGGAAACATTCCTCCAGTCCATCGACTTCCACGAGACGTTGGCTTCGACCAATGATCGCGGGTTACAGTTGGCCAATGATCCGTTCGTCGTGACCCCTAGTCTGGTGCTCACCGCCGCACAAACCGGCGGTCGCGGACGGGGAGCCAATCGATGGTGGTCGGCCGCCGGGGCTTTGACCTTCTCGGTACTCGTCAACCCCGACGCTGTGGAACTTCCTGTGGCGCGCCACCCGCAAATTTCACTCACCGTCGGCGTCGCCGTTTGTGAGGCTTTGCGACAGCGATTCCCCCAGGGGGACATCGGACTAAAATGGCCGAACGATGTCTTCCTGCACAATAAAAAAGTGTGCGGAATTTTAGTCGAAGTCCCTCCGCAGCGCCGTGACATCCTGGTGATCGGCATCGGCTTGAATGTGAACAACTCGTTGAAATCCGCCCCGACTGAATTACAAGCCACCGCGACTTCACTGAGTGATACCGTCGGCAACAAATTCGAACTCACCGAGATCCTCATCGACATTCTCCAAATGCTCGAGCAACGCCTCAACTGGCTTTCAGCCAGCGATCCGCAACTTGCTCGCCGGTGGGAGGAATTTTCCCTGCTGCGGGGAAAAACGGTCTACATCGAAAACCACCAACACGGCATCACCGGTATTTGCCAGGGTATTGACGAAGAAGGGGGGCTGTTACTGCGGACCCCTTCGGGAATTGAACGCGTCACCCATGGCATCGTCAAACATTTTCAATAA
- a CDS encoding PSD1 and planctomycete cytochrome C domain-containing protein — MQQYAPLLIVTAFLGALVTADPLAAADQKPVDFNRDVRPILSKKCFPCHGPDAGSREGGLRLDLRDAALGETDSGERAIVPGNAASSELIARITADDDSLRMPPVETGDPLTISQIDLLRRWINQDAPYARHWAFVKPTRPQPPKVTNSNWPLNTIDHFVLNRLEQADLAPSPRVDRYALIRRLSFDLRGLPPTPTEVDAFVNDNDPQAYENLVDAFLQDPAYGERWAQMWLDLARYADSKGYGSDPLREIWRYRDWVIDAFNNNMPYDQFTIEQIAGDLLPEATLEQRMATAFHRNTMTNTEGGTDDEEFRVAAVRDRVDTTMQVWMGLTMRCATCHDHKYDPIAQKEYYQFYAFFNQTSDNDQPNESPTIPAPTAEIAAENQRLDAEIAKARAQLETPEIAAAQTAWETNLQNSGAWFVITPQNIESTNGTTFQSLPDGSLLAGGDSPATDTYTITSQTSLRNVSAVRLEVIPDPTLPEAGSGRGAAGNFVLSQFALKVDDVDQPWDRAAADYSTTNFSVQAATTAKDLKKQGWSVDSQQQQPHAAVFILKEPLTQTSDAATTLTFRIEHQNEKPRQTLGRFRIAITNDPAAAQRLELPAEILAIIETPSTARDAAQSQKVHKYFRENAPALKPLRDKIAALQAAKPAIPTLPVMQELPVEKHRTTHLMVKGNFLTHGEELTPALPVAFHPAASKMPATRLGVAQWLVDPENPLTARVAVNRYWARLFGRGIVTTEEDFGTQGAPPSHPQLLDWLATEYVRLGWDTKAILKQMVLSATYQQSAQVTPQLLEHDPNNVLLSRGPRFRLKAEMVRDQALALSGLLSRKIHGPSVFPPQPPGLWRAAFNGRDRKWATSTGEDKYRRGLYTFWRRSVPYPSMATFDAPSREVCAMRRIRTNTPLQAFVTLNDPVYVEAAQALARRIFKEGGNTTDQRVCFALRLCLVRPATDAQVDALTELFTTELTHYQQNKTAAAELATIPLGELPDGMPPADLAAWTVVANVLLNLDAVLSKN, encoded by the coding sequence ATGCAGCAATACGCACCGTTACTGATTGTGACGGCGTTTCTGGGAGCATTGGTTACAGCCGACCCGTTGGCGGCGGCTGATCAAAAACCGGTGGACTTCAATCGTGACGTCCGCCCGATCCTGTCCAAGAAATGTTTCCCCTGCCACGGCCCCGATGCCGGCTCCCGCGAGGGAGGCTTGCGACTCGACCTGCGCGATGCGGCCCTTGGCGAAACAGACAGCGGTGAGCGGGCCATTGTTCCGGGCAACGCCGCATCGAGCGAACTGATCGCCCGCATCACCGCAGACGATGACAGCCTGCGCATGCCTCCGGTCGAGACAGGAGATCCGCTCACAATATCGCAAATTGATCTGCTCCGCCGGTGGATCAACCAAGACGCCCCTTATGCGCGTCACTGGGCATTTGTGAAACCGACGCGTCCCCAACCGCCAAAAGTCACCAACAGCAACTGGCCGCTCAATACGATCGACCACTTCGTGCTAAATCGACTCGAACAGGCCGACCTCGCCCCCTCGCCGCGCGTGGATCGTTACGCGTTGATTCGTCGCCTCAGTTTCGACCTGCGCGGCCTCCCCCCCACGCCCACAGAAGTCGACGCATTTGTCAACGACAACGATCCGCAGGCCTACGAGAACTTGGTCGACGCCTTTCTGCAAGACCCGGCTTACGGCGAACGCTGGGCGCAAATGTGGCTCGATTTAGCACGGTACGCCGACTCCAAAGGGTATGGCTCCGATCCACTACGGGAAATCTGGCGGTACCGCGATTGGGTGATCGACGCCTTCAACAACAACATGCCGTACGACCAATTTACGATCGAGCAAATCGCCGGGGACCTGCTCCCTGAGGCAACGCTTGAGCAACGGATGGCGACCGCCTTTCATCGCAACACGATGACCAACACCGAAGGGGGCACCGACGATGAAGAATTCCGCGTCGCCGCTGTCCGTGATCGTGTCGACACCACCATGCAGGTCTGGATGGGCCTGACGATGCGCTGCGCCACTTGCCACGACCACAAGTACGACCCGATCGCCCAAAAAGAATACTACCAGTTCTACGCCTTCTTCAATCAGACCAGCGACAACGACCAACCGAATGAATCCCCAACCATCCCCGCCCCTACCGCGGAAATCGCAGCTGAGAACCAGAGACTCGATGCCGAAATTGCCAAAGCCCGCGCTCAACTAGAAACCCCGGAAATTGCCGCAGCACAAACGGCCTGGGAAACCAACCTGCAAAACTCCGGCGCATGGTTTGTTATCACTCCCCAAAACATCGAGTCGACCAATGGGACCACGTTCCAGTCATTACCGGACGGTTCCCTCCTGGCCGGCGGTGATTCCCCCGCGACCGATACCTATACCATCACCAGCCAGACAAGCCTCCGGAACGTGAGTGCTGTTCGACTCGAGGTGATCCCCGATCCCACTTTGCCCGAGGCTGGATCCGGCCGTGGTGCAGCGGGCAATTTTGTACTCTCGCAGTTTGCGCTGAAAGTTGATGACGTGGATCAACCGTGGGACCGCGCCGCGGCAGATTATTCCACCACTAATTTCTCGGTACAAGCCGCAACGACGGCGAAGGATCTCAAAAAACAAGGTTGGTCCGTCGATTCACAGCAACAACAACCGCACGCGGCTGTCTTCATTCTCAAAGAACCGCTGACACAAACCTCCGACGCGGCAACAACGCTCACCTTCCGCATTGAACATCAAAATGAAAAACCCCGGCAAACGCTCGGACGCTTTCGCATTGCAATCACCAACGATCCCGCCGCTGCCCAGCGATTGGAACTACCTGCGGAGATACTAGCGATTATCGAGACACCGTCGACTGCACGGGACGCCGCCCAGTCTCAAAAGGTGCACAAGTATTTTCGCGAGAATGCCCCGGCACTAAAACCACTTCGTGATAAAATCGCCGCCTTGCAAGCCGCCAAGCCCGCGATTCCGACCCTCCCCGTGATGCAAGAACTGCCCGTCGAGAAACACCGTACGACGCATCTGATGGTCAAAGGGAATTTCCTCACGCATGGCGAGGAACTCACGCCCGCACTGCCGGTCGCGTTTCATCCCGCCGCCTCGAAAATGCCCGCCACCCGACTTGGTGTCGCTCAATGGCTCGTCGATCCGGAAAACCCATTAACGGCCCGCGTCGCCGTGAATCGCTACTGGGCTCGCTTGTTCGGTCGTGGCATTGTCACCACCGAAGAAGATTTTGGCACACAAGGCGCCCCTCCCAGTCACCCACAATTACTCGACTGGCTCGCCACGGAATATGTGCGACTCGGCTGGGATACCAAAGCGATCCTCAAACAGATGGTCCTGTCCGCCACCTACCAACAATCCGCACAGGTCACGCCGCAATTGCTTGAACACGACCCGAACAACGTGCTCTTGTCGCGCGGCCCAAGATTTCGTCTCAAAGCCGAGATGGTTCGCGACCAGGCGCTGGCGCTGAGCGGTCTGTTGAGTCGCAAAATTCACGGACCCTCTGTCTTTCCGCCGCAACCCCCGGGACTTTGGCGGGCTGCGTTCAACGGGCGTGACCGGAAGTGGGCCACGAGCACCGGTGAAGACAAATACCGCCGCGGGCTGTACACCTTCTGGCGACGGTCGGTTCCCTATCCGTCGATGGCCACCTTCGATGCCCCCAGCCGCGAAGTCTGCGCTATGCGCCGCATCCGCACCAACACTCCGCTGCAGGCTTTCGTAACACTCAATGATCCGGTCTATGTCGAAGCAGCGCAGGCCCTGGCACGCCGCATCTTTAAAGAAGGGGGCAATACCACCGACCAGCGCGTCTGTTTCGCGCTGCGGCTCTGCCTCGTCCGCCCGGCAACCGATGCACAAGTCGACGCATTGACGGAACTGTTCACAACCGAACTTACGCATTATCAACAAAACAAAACCGCTGCCGCCGAGTTGGCGACGATTCCGCTGGGAGAACTGCCCGACGGGATGCCACCGGCGGATCTCGCGGCCTGGACCGTTGTCGCCAATGTGTTATTAAATCTCGATGCCGTCTTAAGCAAGAATTGA